A segment of the bacterium genome:
TACGAGGCGACCGGGCCCTGAACGACGCGACTCACGCGGCGTCGCGGGCAGGATTGCACATTGACATCAACGTCAGCGAGGAGGAGGAGCAAGCGGAGGGCGCCGCGCCCTGGCCGATGGTGGTAGCGCACATCGAGCGCCGTATCGGCTACGACTAGAAGAACGTCGAGTAGCGCCTGTGGCCGGCCGCCAGACCCGCGGCCAGGCGGCCCGGAAGCCACCCGCCCAACCTGCCCCGCGCGGTTCTCTCGGAGCGAGGCGCGCGGGGCTACTCTTCCGAATCTGCCCTGACAGAACCGACAGAATCCCCAGGCCTGGGGCGCGGCAGCCGCCGTGCCGGCGGGTCGGGCGGTTCGCACGGGTCGCACGCATGGCCCCGCCCTCCCGTTCAGCAGCCGGAGGTGAGCGCGCCCGCCAGCGTTCCCCTCCTCCCTTCGCGCGCGTCTTGTGCGCGCTTCCACGCCGGTGGCTCCACCGCGGCGAGGTACATCTCGAGCAGCCGGATGACGAGCTCCTCGTCCGCCGGATCGTGGACGTGGACCTCGGCACGCACATGGCCGAGCGAGTCGACGGCCGCGATGTACATCTCTCCGTGCGGGCCGCGGAGGTCAGAGATGCGTATGCCGCGCCTGGCCGGCCACGACCGGCCGGAAGCACCGGGGCCGCGGTTCGCTCGCCCGTTCTGCTCGCGCATGGTGTCGCCTCCATCCCTCGGGGTGTACTCCCGAGGGGCACGTCGGGTCAGGCAGCGGGCAGCGTGCAGCCCACCGATCGCAGCAGCTCGTACAGCGCGTCGTCATCCGAGCGCGCCTCGATCGGCGCGCTCACGTGGTTGCGCATCCCGCGTAGGATGACCAGGCCGTCGGTCGTGGTGCACTTCACGCTGCGGTTGCGGACGGCATACCGGAGGGAGCGAGCCAGCTCATCTCGTCTGCTTGTTTCCGTCCACGACTCCCAGCTCGAGTCGAGTAGGCGGAGCGCGGACATCGTGTCGAGCACGGCCGGCAGCGCCGCGCGCCGAAGCGGCTCGAGCCGGCCCCGGGCGGTGCCCGTGGGTATTCAGCTGCCCGCCGGCTCCATGTTCAGCACCCACGCGGACGAGCAATGCCTTCCGGGCGATGTCGCGAGCGTGAAGCGATTAGGCTTCTTGCTCCTCAGCCGCTCCCTCGGTCGCCCTCGGCGCTCGGCTTCTGCGTCTGGCCGTACGCCTGCTCGAGCAGCGCGCGATACGCCGCGAGCGGCGGCATGCCCAGGGCCGCGCGCCGTTCGTCCACGTGGAGCGAGTCCTCGATGGGCAGGAGGACCAGGCCGTCTGGAGTCAGATTGACCTGCGTCCCGTAGAGCTGGGGCTCGCCCTTCGCCACGCGAACCCGATCCGTCAGCAGCGCCAGCGCCTCGCCCGGCGCGTCGCCTGCCGCGACGGCGCTCTCCAGGTACGTCAGGTACTCCTCCTGGAACGCGCGGTCGCGATCGGCGTGCTGGACGATGAGAAACGCGGCGCGCGCGCCTTCCCTACCGACACGCGCGGGCGTCGGCCAGCCATGGTCCGGATGATCTCCTTGAGGCGCGCCGTGTGGGCGCGATCCAGCGAATCCAGCCGGGCGGCGGCCTGGGCCAGCGCCGCAGTGTCCAGCGCCTGAGGATCGCCCGAAAAGACCGCCCTGAGGGCAAGCTGGTCCGCCTCCGCCATCCGGATCAGTTCCGCGGCGATCTCGGGGAATTCCGGGTGGATCGAATTCGACGGCTCGGACGACGACGCGGCAGCACGCGGCTCGCCGGAGGAGCACCCGGCCGCCAGTGCGATCGTGAGCAGCATTGCGAACCCCTGCCGCGTCTTTCTCATTTCGCCCTCCGCTCCGACGAAGAACGTGAACGGCACTGGCACGAGCCGGGCTCCAAGGCGTCCGATCGAGAACCCGCTTCGCGGCGTTCAGCCCCCCGCAGCCGAGTCTACTCCGCCACGCGCAGCATGCTGACGAAGCGCGATGGGAGATCACTTCACGCCCCTGCAGGCGGCCCTGCTATGGGTACCCTGGAATGACGCGGCCCGTCACGTGCCCCGCCGCCGAGGCCTCATTGGGTGCTGCAACGACCTGCCCTTCTGGAGGCACGCCGACGAACGTCACGCGACCCGCGGCTGGCGCGCGGAGGACATCCTGGCGCCGCCGGCGCCGTCCGCAAGGATGGCACTCGCCTCGCTCGCGTCCCGACACGCTGCCGCAGCGGTCGGCGCCAGGGCGAGGAATGCGAGGCCGCGGCCCGTGCCATCGCCGGGAGAGAGGAAGACGACACCGCGGCGCCGACCGGCGCTGAAGAGCCGATCCCCCATGCGCTCGAGCGCCTCGTCGAACGCGGGCGGGCCGGGCTGCTCCGGGGCCACGACCGCGAACGGCGTCTCGGCCCAGTCGCCGGTCAGGCGGTTGACCAGCGTCATCGGGATCGAGGTGCCGCCCCAACGCCCGTTGCACTCGATCCAGTGGAGCTCCGCCGTGGCCGGGTCCGCGCCCACCAGGATCGCGTCGAAGCTGCAACGGCCGAAGTAGCCGAGCCGCTGGAACAGCGCTGCCAGCAGGACGGCCTCACGCGCAATGCGAATCGCGGTGTGCTCCGGGAGGTCGGCGGGCACGGCGCCCGTGAACACGCCGGTCGGCCCGCACACCTGCTGCTCGAAGACGCCTTCGACGACGGGTAGGCCTTCCGCCGCGTGGGGGATCCAGAGCTGCACGGACGGCGTCGTGCATACGGGCGATTCCCACACGCTGACGAGGAGCGGGAAGGGCCGCGGCCAGCCGAGGCGGCGGAGCAGACCGCGCAGCGTCTCGCGCACCGCCGCGAGCGGCAGATCCCGCACACACGCTGCGTCGAGCACCGCGTTGCCTTCCCCGCCGGCCGCGCTGGGCAGCTTGATCGCGATCCGGTCGTGATCGTGCGCCAGGCGCCGCACGCGCGCCGCGAGGGCGGCCATGCTGTGGGCCACCGTGGTGTCCGGCAGCGCCCGCTCGCCGAGGAGCTCCGCGGCCTGCCGCGCGAACCACGTCTTGTCGTTGACGCGCCGCGTCACGCCGGGCGGCGGGGCGACGACATGCACGGTCACGCCGGCCTGCTCGCCGATCGCCCCCGCGAGCGCCCAGACGGCGCCGGAGCCGATGTACGGCTGAACGTTGAGTCCGCCCCGGCGCCGCGCGACGTCCGCGAGCCGGGTGAGCAACCCTCCGTCTTGGATCACCCGCGCAGCCAGCGCCCCACGCCGCACCTTCGCTGCCGGCCGCAGCACCTCAACCGCACCCAGGCCCAGCACATCGCGACAGTACGCCTCGAACGCCGGATTGCGCGGCATCCACAGCGCCACGAAGTCGCCCTCGCCGGCCAGCATGAACCCGCGGTACTCGAGCGGACTCGGCGTCCACCGCCCCGCGAGCTGGACCGGCGACAGGTCGTGCACGAAGAGGGAGGGGCCCGCGCCGAAGCCTGCACGCACCCGGTCGCCGAACATCGACGCCGCAGCGATGCCCGGCACCTCTGCCCGGATCCGTGCGGCGAGGCGGTCCACCTCCTCCAGCTCCGACGGATCGAGCCGGACCGGCACGTGCTCGATGACGGGGAGCCGTCCACCGAGCGGATGCCGTACCGACCCGTGTTCGGCGACCGGCCGATCTGGCTGCACCATGCCCTCGCTTCCGCAGACCCCTCCCCGATCGCCTACAACTTCCTTGCCGGGCGGGCTATCTCAGGAGGCTGGATGCGCAGACGCCGCGCGCGCCTCCTTCGTCACCCTGGTCCACCAGGCCAGCTCGTCGAGCAACTGCTCGGCGCGCTCGTTGAGGAAGTCGAAGTCGGACAGCGCCTTGGCGTTCGCCTTCACGGCCTGCATCACCTCCAGCCCGGCGTGGACCGCGGCGTGGACGGGCACCATCTCGAGCTCCAGGCAGATCAAGCGCAGATGCTCGACCGCCCGCGCCGCACCGACACCGCCGTAGCCCACGAACGCGACGGGCTTGTGCTGCAACTCCAGATCGACGTAATCCAGCGCGTTCTTCAGCACGCCCGGGATGCTGTGCTGGTACTCCGCCACCACGAAGACGACGCCGTCCAGCTCCTCCAGTTTGGCGAGCCAACGCGCGGCGGCCTCGGAGCCCTCTGCCTCGGGGGTGCCGTAGAACGGCATCGAGTAGTCGCGCAGGTCAATGATCTCGAAGGAGAGATCGCTGCGGCGCACAGCGAGATCGTGGAACCAGCGGA
Coding sequences within it:
- a CDS encoding FMN reductase yields the protein MEKPRIGIILSTVRQGRFADTAVRWFHDLAVRRSDLSFEIIDLRDYSMPFYGTPEAEGSEAAARWLAKLEELDGVVFVVAEYQHSIPGVLKNALDYVDLELQHKPVAFVGYGGVGAARAVEHLRLICLELEMVPVHAAVHAGLEVMQAVKANAKALSDFDFLNERAEQLLDELAWWTRVTKEARAASAHPAS